One window from the genome of Rhodopirellula halodulae encodes:
- a CDS encoding c-type cytochrome domain-containing protein: MAQDDADTAEAEIRMAVNEEGQVVDFARDIAPIFREHCLECHGAEDAKAGFRVDERDSVMEYVYGEDIESSTMYVDYLISEDDDMLMPPRTHGGPLSPHELALVRLWIEEGAAWPDEANVVQPPLDGSGQPVELADGIRKGVDPTQAGLLARVWSFQGFLHPATVHFPIALFLMGGLFVVLGWKWPAVGTQIPLACLLLGASTAIVATMMGWSFSVEKGYGSWTKVNFDSELFWHRWSAIIVTVLSSIFAIVALKSMSKEEGDAKQSLTKVWKVGLLVVAGMVGAVGHQGGELTYGEEFYPKAFSILFGQPWPPEEEAVTEELPEDTTETLADESEPADVASLVPSSHTTSTDIQIIPAKRFYHT; the protein is encoded by the coding sequence ATGGCTCAAGACGATGCGGACACAGCCGAAGCCGAAATCCGGATGGCAGTGAATGAAGAGGGACAAGTCGTGGACTTCGCCCGCGACATCGCCCCCATCTTCCGCGAGCACTGCTTGGAATGCCACGGTGCCGAAGACGCCAAGGCCGGCTTCCGAGTGGACGAACGTGACAGCGTGATGGAGTACGTCTACGGAGAAGACATTGAATCCAGCACCATGTACGTCGACTACTTGATCAGTGAAGACGACGACATGCTGATGCCACCCCGCACCCACGGCGGTCCTCTCTCACCCCACGAATTGGCGCTCGTCCGTTTGTGGATTGAAGAGGGTGCTGCTTGGCCAGATGAAGCCAACGTGGTCCAACCACCGCTGGACGGTTCGGGACAACCGGTGGAACTCGCCGACGGCATCCGCAAAGGTGTCGATCCAACTCAGGCCGGATTGCTTGCACGGGTCTGGTCGTTCCAAGGGTTCCTGCACCCCGCAACGGTTCACTTTCCCATCGCGTTGTTCCTGATGGGCGGATTGTTTGTCGTTTTGGGCTGGAAATGGCCTGCTGTGGGAACGCAAATTCCGTTGGCGTGTCTGCTGCTGGGTGCTTCCACCGCGATTGTGGCCACCATGATGGGCTGGTCGTTTTCGGTCGAAAAAGGCTACGGCTCTTGGACCAAAGTCAACTTCGACTCCGAACTGTTTTGGCATCGTTGGTCAGCCATCATCGTCACGGTCCTATCCAGCATTTTTGCGATCGTTGCGCTGAAATCGATGAGTAAAGAAGAGGGTGACGCAAAACAGAGCCTGACCAAGGTTTGGAAAGTCGGACTGCTGGTCGTGGCTGGCATGGTGGGTGCAGTTGGTCACCAAGGCGGTGAACTGACTTACGGCGAGGAGTTCTACCCCAAAGCCTTCAGCATCCTGTTTGGTCAACCTTGGCCGCCGGAAGAGGAAGCGGTGACCGAAGAACTCCCCGAGGACACCACCGAGACCTTGGCGGACGAATCCGAGCCAGCCGACGTCGCGTCCCTTGTGCCTTCCTCGCACACAACTTCGACTGACATTCAAATCATCCCCGCGAAACGTTTCTATCACACCTGA
- the ppk1 gene encoding polyphosphate kinase 1, whose protein sequence is MTLSHDPAPSPSIGKRPPNSLKTASRRKVDSSDASKPRFINRELAWLEFNARVLDQADDTSVRLLERAKFLAITSSNLDEFVMVRVGSLKLQAVSGGGRRDPSGRTATEQLQAISKRCHAHVDRQYELLRKELLPLLSEHQINQVDLRECSDRLLAAAERHFRGDVLAVLSPQALHDRRFPMLPGLGIHLCVQLRPGDEIGPRQTPAPADSLNDSTGDSVAAAKASETTGHLGDDDADTEANTQFAVIPLGRVLGRVIPLPIEKSSQSKETDEETPAESGYAYVLLEDLVSHFVDEFFPGREVVQCKPFRITRNADIELREDGAGDLLGGMEEVLESRRLSDAVRLEIDATANPEIRDYLIRSFEVDPQYVFDIDGPLDLTYLFALHGLKGMNTLRDDEWPPQRSPKIDPAESMFTSISDGDIMLMHPYESFDPVVRLLEEAAVDPDVLAVKQILYRTSRNSPIVAALMRAAERGKYVTAIVELKARFDEARNIEWAREMEQAGVQVIYGIRGLKTHAKVCIIVRREPQGLVRYVHFGTGNYNEVTANLYGDVSVLTCDEILGTDATMFFNAVTGASQPQPLQQLRMAPLTLRRQILDLIQGETERSRQGQKAEIIAKMNALVDTELIDALYTASQAGVKIRLNVRGICCLRPGVPGMSETIEVVSIVDRFLEHARTYYFRHGGDHEIYISSADWMPRNLDRRVELLVPVIDPENRKRLRDTLQLYFKDNQNSWRMQPDGGYQRLKPRKGETRMRVQETLYHQVVENRKAAQQTPQTTFETHRPD, encoded by the coding sequence TTGACGTTGTCACACGATCCCGCGCCCAGCCCGTCCATCGGCAAACGTCCTCCCAACAGCTTGAAAACCGCTTCGCGACGCAAAGTCGACTCGAGTGATGCGTCCAAACCGCGATTCATCAATCGAGAACTGGCGTGGCTGGAATTCAACGCGCGAGTTCTGGACCAAGCCGATGACACGTCGGTCCGACTGCTCGAACGAGCCAAGTTCCTCGCCATCACCAGCTCCAATCTCGATGAGTTCGTGATGGTGCGGGTGGGCAGCTTGAAACTGCAAGCCGTGAGCGGTGGCGGCCGGCGTGATCCCTCCGGGCGAACCGCGACGGAACAGCTTCAGGCGATCTCAAAACGCTGCCACGCCCACGTCGATCGGCAATACGAGTTGCTGCGGAAGGAACTCCTGCCACTGCTGAGCGAACATCAGATCAATCAAGTCGACCTGCGGGAATGCAGCGACCGATTGCTGGCAGCCGCCGAACGGCACTTCCGCGGGGACGTTTTGGCGGTGTTGTCGCCCCAAGCGTTGCACGACCGACGATTCCCGATGCTTCCGGGCTTAGGCATCCACCTGTGCGTTCAACTGCGCCCCGGCGATGAGATCGGTCCTCGACAAACCCCCGCCCCGGCCGATTCGCTGAACGATTCAACCGGTGATTCGGTCGCCGCCGCAAAAGCTTCCGAGACCACCGGCCATCTTGGCGACGACGACGCCGACACCGAAGCCAACACACAATTTGCGGTGATTCCGCTCGGCCGCGTTCTTGGCCGCGTCATTCCGCTGCCGATCGAAAAGAGTTCCCAGTCAAAAGAAACGGATGAGGAAACTCCGGCCGAATCGGGTTACGCCTACGTTTTGCTGGAAGACCTGGTGTCGCACTTCGTCGACGAGTTCTTTCCTGGCCGCGAAGTCGTCCAGTGCAAACCGTTTCGCATCACTCGCAACGCGGACATTGAACTGCGTGAAGACGGTGCGGGCGACTTGCTCGGTGGCATGGAAGAGGTCCTGGAAAGCCGTCGCCTGTCCGACGCGGTGCGACTGGAGATCGATGCGACCGCCAACCCCGAAATTCGCGACTACCTGATTCGCAGCTTCGAGGTTGACCCACAGTACGTTTTCGACATCGACGGCCCGTTGGATCTGACGTACCTGTTCGCCCTGCATGGATTGAAGGGCATGAACACGCTTCGCGACGACGAGTGGCCACCCCAACGCAGCCCCAAAATCGATCCGGCCGAATCGATGTTCACGTCAATCTCCGACGGAGACATCATGTTGATGCATCCGTACGAGTCCTTTGATCCGGTGGTGCGTTTGCTGGAAGAAGCCGCCGTTGACCCGGATGTTTTGGCGGTGAAACAGATTCTGTATCGCACCAGTCGCAACAGCCCCATCGTGGCGGCGCTGATGCGTGCCGCGGAACGAGGCAAATACGTCACCGCCATTGTGGAACTCAAAGCTCGATTTGACGAAGCACGCAACATCGAATGGGCTCGCGAAATGGAGCAAGCCGGTGTGCAAGTCATCTACGGAATTCGCGGCCTGAAGACACACGCCAAGGTCTGCATCATCGTTCGCCGCGAACCACAAGGTTTGGTGCGTTACGTTCACTTCGGCACCGGCAATTACAATGAAGTCACCGCCAACCTCTACGGCGACGTTTCCGTGCTGACATGCGATGAGATCCTGGGCACCGACGCGACCATGTTTTTCAATGCCGTCACGGGTGCCAGCCAGCCTCAACCGCTGCAGCAATTGCGAATGGCACCCCTGACGTTGCGACGACAAATCTTGGATCTGATCCAAGGCGAAACCGAGCGTTCACGTCAGGGGCAGAAAGCCGAAATCATCGCCAAGATGAACGCGTTGGTCGACACCGAACTGATCGACGCGCTGTACACGGCCAGCCAAGCCGGCGTGAAGATCCGACTGAACGTTCGTGGCATTTGCTGCTTGCGACCGGGAGTTCCGGGGATGAGCGAAACGATCGAAGTCGTCTCGATTGTGGATCGCTTCTTGGAACACGCACGAACGTATTACTTCCGTCACGGTGGCGACCACGAGATCTACATCAGCAGTGCCGACTGGATGCCTCGCAACTTGGATCGACGTGTCGAGTTGCTGGTCCCCGTGATCGATCCGGAAAACCGCAAACGTTTGCGAGACACGCTGCAGCTGTACTTCAAAGACAACCAAAATTCGTGGCGGATGCAGCCCGACGGCGGCTACCAGCGTTTGAAACCTCGCAAAGGCGAAACTCGCATGCGGGTGCAGGAGACACTGTATCATCAGGTGGTCGAAAATCGGAAAGCGGCACAACAAACGCCGCAGACGACTTTCGAAACTCATCGTCCTGATTGA
- a CDS encoding class I SAM-dependent methyltransferase has translation MSDFFTPPKPVTPLPSPEVTARQSEEFAARLRKRAKHLRRWPTKQGITCFRLYERDVPEVPLVVDRYEDHLHIGEFERPHNRTDDQHAVWLEHMVKVAAQTLDVPRSKTFFKQRKRQRGTSQHETIASRHYEIEAHEGGLKFVVNLSDYIDTGLFLDHRITRSMVRDEVTGKRFLNLFAYTGSFTVYAADGGAASTTTVDLSNTYVQWAQQNMRLNGFEGEQHQFIAGDAIAYVKNLAATEVFDVVVIDPPTFSNSKRTQKDWIVQDNYVGLLRNVLRHLSRDGVIYFSNNYRKFQMDGGALEGANVHEISRQTVPDDFRNRRIHRCWRITRTTNE, from the coding sequence ATGAGTGACTTCTTCACGCCTCCCAAACCGGTCACTCCCCTGCCCTCACCCGAAGTCACCGCTCGGCAAAGCGAGGAGTTCGCCGCACGGCTTCGCAAACGAGCCAAACACCTGCGTCGCTGGCCGACCAAACAAGGCATCACCTGCTTTCGACTCTACGAACGCGATGTTCCCGAAGTCCCCTTGGTGGTCGATCGTTACGAAGACCATTTGCACATCGGCGAATTTGAACGCCCCCACAATCGGACCGATGATCAACACGCGGTCTGGTTGGAACACATGGTCAAGGTCGCGGCACAGACCCTGGATGTTCCGCGTTCGAAAACGTTCTTCAAACAACGCAAACGACAACGAGGCACCAGCCAACACGAAACCATCGCCAGTCGCCATTACGAAATCGAGGCCCACGAAGGCGGTCTGAAGTTCGTCGTGAATCTGTCGGACTACATCGACACGGGCTTGTTCCTGGATCATCGCATCACCCGGTCCATGGTCCGTGACGAGGTCACCGGCAAACGGTTTCTCAATTTGTTTGCCTACACCGGTTCATTCACGGTTTATGCCGCCGACGGAGGTGCCGCATCGACCACGACGGTCGACCTATCGAACACCTATGTCCAATGGGCACAGCAAAACATGCGATTGAATGGATTCGAAGGAGAACAACATCAATTCATCGCCGGTGACGCGATTGCCTACGTCAAAAACCTAGCCGCCACCGAGGTTTTCGATGTGGTGGTCATTGATCCGCCCACGTTCAGCAACAGCAAACGCACGCAAAAAGACTGGATCGTGCAGGACAACTATGTTGGTCTATTGCGAAATGTCCTGCGGCACCTTTCGCGAGACGGCGTGATCTACTTTTCCAACAACTACCGAAAGTTCCAAATGGACGGTGGTGCTTTGGAAGGCGCCAACGTCCACGAAATCAGCCGTCAAACCGTGCCGGATGATTTTCGCAATCGACGAATCCACCGTTGCTGGAGAATCACACGCACGACCAACGAATGA
- a CDS encoding ABC transporter ATP-binding protein: MSDSSNPSSANMVESETSVATEPSNNTSPTSTVPLSVPPVHAATADCIELRRLHRYFGKTHAVHDISFSVRRGHVFGYIGPNGAGKTTSMRILATLDLPSFGDAFVDGFSVVNDPELVRNRLGFMPDSFGTYRDVNCEEYLDFFARAYGLVGTDRTRRLREVLEFTGTVGMKDKPIRGLSKGMKQRLCLGRALIHDPAVLILDEPAAGLDPRARIQLRQMIRQLANRGKTVLISSHILTELAEMCDSVGIIEQGRLLATGSVEDIQRQRAQHRELTLRILERPREAAELIEKQLQEKSSNDKQTETNGEVATETLPAPASSVVVDGELVRFEFEGDVRDQAELVAWLIGQGFLIAEVAAHKKSLEDVFLQVTEGLVQ, translated from the coding sequence ATGAGCGATTCGTCCAATCCTTCGTCCGCCAACATGGTCGAATCGGAAACTTCCGTCGCCACCGAGCCGAGCAACAACACCTCCCCAACCAGCACTGTTCCACTCTCCGTCCCACCGGTGCATGCCGCAACGGCTGACTGCATTGAACTGCGTCGGCTGCATCGCTACTTCGGCAAGACCCACGCGGTTCATGACATTTCGTTCTCTGTTCGGCGAGGCCATGTCTTCGGCTACATCGGTCCCAACGGTGCCGGCAAAACCACTTCGATGCGAATTCTCGCCACACTGGATTTGCCCAGCTTCGGAGATGCGTTTGTCGATGGTTTTTCCGTGGTCAACGATCCCGAATTGGTTCGCAACCGGTTGGGCTTCATGCCCGATAGTTTTGGAACCTATCGCGATGTGAACTGCGAAGAGTACCTCGACTTTTTCGCGAGAGCCTATGGGCTGGTCGGCACCGACCGGACTCGGCGATTGCGGGAGGTGCTGGAATTCACCGGCACCGTGGGCATGAAAGACAAACCCATTCGTGGGTTGAGCAAAGGCATGAAACAACGCCTGTGCCTCGGCCGGGCGCTCATCCATGACCCCGCGGTCTTGATTTTGGATGAACCCGCCGCAGGTTTGGACCCGCGTGCTCGAATTCAACTTCGCCAAATGATTCGCCAACTTGCCAATCGCGGCAAGACAGTTCTTATCAGCAGCCACATCCTGACCGAATTGGCAGAGATGTGCGACAGCGTCGGCATCATCGAACAAGGACGTCTGCTGGCCACCGGCAGCGTGGAAGACATCCAACGTCAACGCGCCCAACATCGCGAATTGACGCTGCGAATTCTCGAGCGTCCACGCGAGGCCGCCGAACTGATCGAGAAACAATTGCAAGAGAAATCATCGAACGACAAACAAACTGAAACCAATGGCGAGGTCGCCACAGAAACATTGCCCGCTCCCGCTTCCTCCGTCGTCGTGGATGGCGAACTTGTGAGATTCGAATTCGAAGGCGACGTTCGCGATCAAGCTGAACTGGTCGCTTGGTTGATCGGCCAGGGCTTTTTAATCGCCGAAGTCGCGGCTCATAAAAAGAGCTTGGAAGACGTCTTCCTCCAAGTCACCGAAGGATTGGTGCAATGA